A window of Ruminococcus champanellensis 18P13 = JCM 17042 contains these coding sequences:
- a CDS encoding glycoside hydrolase family 9 protein has product MNTKRTLKRRLKALGLSGAMLAGALCLPGAAPQGGDLLANAAGDAASGFDANFAKLLQYSIYFYDANMCGTDVSENNRLNWRGDCHTYDAQVPMDTEHTNLSSAFLTANKDYLDPDGDGFIDVSGGFHDAGDHVKFGMPENYSAATVGWGYYEFRDAYAATGQDAHVETILRYFNDYLMRCTFLDDSGDVVAFCYQVGDGDIDHAYWQAPEIDTMDRPAFFLTGDKPQTDYVASAAASLAINYLNFKDTDEAYAAKSLKYANALYDFARDHEKELSDNGDGPKQYYSSSKWQDDYCWASAWMYKITGDHAYLEEIYPNYDYYAAPCYVYCWNDMWGGVQCVLGEIVSEMYPNFIDEYKEAAGKSPYEEMDCWASVKEALDTYMSGGIGEISPQGYFWLNTWGSARYNTAAQLIAMVYDKYTNNNQPSKYSDWAKGQMEYLMGNNDITYQERIDANTEAENSGNPAPYSADELHGPRCFIVGFNDVAAAYPHHRASSGLSKCEDTKPQKHVLVGALVGGPDNKDLHNDVTKDWIYNEVTIDYNAAFVGASAGLYHFYGTDAMQPDPDIDLGTSEEEGGGQDYWVEAYAVDDKQTSGAGVTKLAMLVCTDSNKPRTDISVRYYFSVKELSNPSNVSLVKGDELYDQTSVETDFDGVLSGPYQYDASFDPDIYYIEVKWDGYNIANANKKYQLAVGFYYGDTWDPTNDWSYQGITKCKDTYQDGSETRTDYICVYSGDTLVGGIEPNGSKPVVTTAATTEGSGTTTTTTTTTTDTTVLGDVDGNGKVEVNDLVRLARYVAQDQELTPALTAQQVTNADVNCDGTVDASDITMIARALARLTSLEDFGK; this is encoded by the coding sequence ATGAACACAAAGAGAACGCTGAAACGCAGGCTCAAGGCATTGGGTCTGTCGGGCGCTATGCTTGCAGGCGCGCTGTGCCTGCCTGGAGCAGCGCCGCAGGGAGGGGATCTGCTCGCCAATGCAGCAGGGGATGCAGCATCCGGCTTTGACGCCAATTTCGCAAAGCTGCTGCAGTATTCCATATACTTCTATGACGCCAATATGTGCGGCACGGACGTATCCGAAAACAACCGGCTGAACTGGCGGGGAGATTGCCATACCTACGACGCACAGGTGCCGATGGACACGGAGCATACCAACCTGAGCAGTGCCTTTCTCACCGCCAACAAGGACTATCTGGATCCGGACGGGGACGGCTTTATAGACGTGTCCGGCGGCTTCCACGATGCAGGGGATCACGTCAAATTCGGCATGCCGGAGAATTACTCCGCTGCAACCGTTGGCTGGGGCTACTATGAATTCCGGGACGCTTACGCTGCTACCGGACAGGATGCCCATGTGGAAACCATCCTCCGGTACTTCAATGACTATCTGATGCGCTGCACCTTCCTGGACGATTCCGGCGATGTGGTTGCATTCTGCTACCAGGTGGGGGACGGAGACATTGACCACGCCTACTGGCAGGCACCGGAGATCGACACGATGGACCGTCCCGCATTCTTCCTGACCGGCGACAAGCCTCAGACGGACTATGTGGCTTCTGCGGCGGCATCCCTTGCCATCAACTATCTGAACTTTAAGGATACGGATGAGGCATATGCAGCAAAGTCCCTAAAGTATGCAAATGCGCTGTATGACTTTGCACGGGATCACGAAAAGGAGCTCAGCGACAACGGGGACGGCCCCAAGCAGTACTACAGCTCCTCCAAGTGGCAGGACGACTACTGCTGGGCGTCTGCCTGGATGTATAAGATCACCGGCGACCATGCGTACCTGGAGGAGATCTACCCCAACTACGATTATTACGCAGCACCCTGCTATGTATACTGCTGGAACGATATGTGGGGCGGTGTTCAGTGCGTACTGGGCGAGATCGTCAGCGAAATGTACCCGAACTTCATTGACGAGTACAAGGAAGCAGCCGGCAAAAGCCCCTACGAGGAAATGGACTGCTGGGCAAGCGTGAAGGAAGCGCTGGATACCTACATGTCCGGCGGCATTGGCGAGATCAGCCCCCAGGGGTACTTCTGGCTGAACACCTGGGGCAGCGCCCGGTATAACACCGCAGCCCAGCTGATCGCAATGGTATACGATAAGTACACCAACAACAACCAGCCCTCCAAGTACAGCGACTGGGCAAAGGGACAGATGGAATACCTGATGGGCAACAACGACATTACCTATCAGGAGCGGATCGATGCCAACACTGAAGCGGAGAATAGTGGAAATCCTGCCCCCTACAGTGCGGATGAGCTGCACGGCCCCCGGTGCTTTATTGTCGGCTTTAACGATGTAGCAGCCGCATACCCTCACCACCGTGCATCCTCCGGTCTGTCCAAGTGCGAGGATACCAAGCCCCAGAAGCATGTGCTGGTGGGCGCACTGGTGGGCGGTCCGGACAACAAGGATCTGCACAATGATGTAACAAAGGACTGGATTTATAACGAGGTTACCATCGACTATAACGCAGCATTTGTCGGGGCTTCCGCCGGTCTGTATCACTTCTACGGCACGGACGCTATGCAGCCGGATCCGGACATTGATCTGGGCACCAGCGAGGAGGAAGGCGGCGGCCAGGATTACTGGGTAGAGGCTTACGCAGTGGACGATAAGCAGACCTCCGGCGCAGGCGTTACCAAGCTGGCAATGCTGGTATGCACCGATTCCAACAAGCCCAGAACCGACATTTCCGTTCGGTACTACTTCAGCGTCAAGGAGCTGTCCAATCCCTCCAACGTCAGCCTGGTGAAGGGGGATGAGCTGTACGACCAGACCAGTGTGGAGACCGACTTTGACGGGGTGCTGTCCGGTCCCTACCAGTATGATGCATCCTTTGACCCGGACATTTACTATATCGAGGTCAAGTGGGACGGCTACAACATTGCCAACGCCAACAAGAAATACCAGCTGGCAGTTGGCTTCTACTACGGGGATACCTGGGATCCCACCAACGACTGGAGCTACCAGGGCATTACCAAGTGCAAGGATACCTACCAGGACGGCAGCGAGACCCGGACAGATTATATCTGTGTGTACAGCGGGGATACCCTGGTGGGCGGTATCGAGCCCAACGGCAGCAAGCCGGTTGTGACCACTGCGGCTACCACAGAGGGATCCGGCACCACGACCACCACAACCACTACGACAACCGACACCACCGTTCTGGGGGATGTGGACGGCAACGGCAAGGTAGAGGTCAATGACCTGGTGCGGCTTGCCCGGTATGTGGCGCAGGATCAGGAACTGACTCCCGCACTGACTGCCCAGCAGGTTACCAATGCGGATGTAAACTGCGATGGCACAGTGGATGCCAGCGACATTACCATGATCGCACGGGCGCTGGCCCGACTGACCTCTTTAGAGGATTTCGGGAAATAA
- a CDS encoding HD domain-containing protein, whose protein sequence is MTVTNRIAANELFLQCVEKNSKYEENRQFCKHGWEHLMDVARIAYIINLERGYGLERDLVYAAGLLHDCGRYVELEQETPHEKVGARLAKRILRECDCPETWISQIGQAILEHRKGRATSELGDLLFEADKRSRPCFRCEAEAECNWKSSQKNQKIKY, encoded by the coding sequence ATGACCGTTACCAACCGCATTGCAGCAAATGAGCTGTTCCTGCAATGCGTGGAAAAGAACAGCAAATATGAAGAAAACCGGCAATTCTGTAAGCATGGCTGGGAGCATCTGATGGACGTTGCCCGGATCGCTTACATTATAAACCTGGAGCGGGGCTACGGTCTGGAGCGTGACCTGGTGTATGCTGCCGGATTGCTGCACGACTGCGGCAGATATGTGGAGCTGGAGCAGGAAACCCCCCACGAAAAGGTGGGCGCCCGGCTGGCAAAGCGGATCCTGCGGGAGTGCGATTGCCCGGAGACCTGGATCAGCCAGATCGGTCAGGCGATCCTGGAGCATCGGAAGGGGAGAGCCACCTCAGAGCTGGGAGATCTTTTGTTCGAGGCGGACAAGCGTTCCCGTCCCTGTTTCCGGTGTGAGGCTGAAGCAGAATGCAACTGGAAGTCCTCCCAGAAAAACCAGAAAATCAAGTACTAG
- a CDS encoding carbohydrate kinase family protein produces MEKITVMGEALLRLYTGQPLEQAEQFQVTCGGTGLETACTIARLGGRCSLLACIGEDPFGDRILEWLTRHGVDTDQMQHTGRAATTLCFVREGMQAYYPAPGADRMLSAAALREERLGESCILHVSSMDLGEEPCRFAHQRAIRTIRQQGGCISFAPCYHPALWDSSAAWQAAMRSFLPFADLITVGQESLALLTGCPDAAGAHRLLLEGNCKLLCYLSGQGVRLTNGRSTAVVPVDQPVPEPAAAGALLYALAQDWIPGKGLSGLSHGELYRLAEFIVLYALPPALG; encoded by the coding sequence ATGGAGAAAATTACGGTAATGGGGGAGGCGCTGCTCCGGCTGTACACCGGGCAGCCGCTGGAACAGGCGGAACAGTTCCAGGTCACCTGCGGCGGCACCGGGCTGGAGACCGCATGTACCATTGCCCGGCTGGGGGGCAGGTGCAGCCTGCTGGCGTGCATCGGAGAGGATCCCTTCGGAGACCGGATTCTGGAATGGCTTACCCGGCATGGGGTGGATACCGACCAGATGCAGCATACCGGCAGGGCGGCAACCACCCTCTGCTTTGTCCGGGAGGGGATGCAGGCATATTACCCGGCACCGGGCGCAGATCGGATGCTTTCGGCGGCGGCGCTCCGGGAGGAACGGCTGGGGGAAAGCTGCATTCTGCATGTTTCCTCCATGGATCTGGGGGAGGAACCCTGCCGGTTTGCCCATCAGCGTGCCATCCGCACCATCCGGCAGCAGGGGGGATGCATCAGCTTTGCACCCTGTTATCACCCGGCACTGTGGGATAGCTCTGCGGCGTGGCAGGCTGCCATGCGCAGCTTTCTGCCCTTTGCGGATCTTATCACCGTCGGGCAGGAGAGTCTGGCGCTGCTGACCGGGTGCCCGGATGCCGCCGGAGCCCATCGCCTGCTGCTGGAGGGCAACTGTAAGCTGCTTTGCTATCTGTCCGGTCAGGGTGTGCGGCTGACCAATGGCCGCAGTACCGCAGTGGTGCCGGTGGATCAGCCTGTGCCGGAACCGGCAGCCGCCGGAGCGCTGCTGTATGCGTTGGCGCAGGATTGGATACCGGGGAAGGGGCTGTCGGGTTTGTCCCATGGGGAATTGTACCGGCTGGCGGAGTTCATTGTCCTGTATGCCCTGCCGCCAGCCCTGGGTTAA
- a CDS encoding GNAT family N-acetyltransferase: protein MERRMERLTADKLDAFIDLRLTQLKEEGTLETDLRPALEDYLHRHLADGSFVSWILTEGNRILATSGISFVEKPPYPGAPNGRIGLLSCMYTDPACRRQGIASALLERIVAEARARDCRVIQITASRMGEKLYQSFGFVRHARFFQLSLDK, encoded by the coding sequence ATGGAGCGACGTATGGAACGGCTGACGGCGGACAAGCTGGATGCCTTTATAGACCTGCGGCTGACGCAGCTGAAAGAGGAAGGAACGCTGGAAACGGATCTGCGCCCGGCACTGGAGGACTACCTGCACCGGCACCTGGCAGACGGCAGCTTTGTGTCCTGGATTCTGACGGAGGGGAACCGGATTCTTGCCACCAGCGGCATTTCCTTTGTGGAAAAGCCCCCCTATCCCGGCGCACCCAACGGAAGGATCGGTCTGCTGTCCTGTATGTACACGGATCCCGCCTGCCGCCGGCAGGGCATCGCCTCTGCACTGCTGGAGCGGATCGTTGCGGAGGCACGGGCACGGGACTGCCGGGTGATCCAGATCACTGCCTCCCGGATGGGAGAGAAGCTCTACCAGAGCTTTGGCTTTGTGCGGCATGCCCGATTTTTTCAGCTATCCCTTGACAAATAA
- a CDS encoding bifunctional folylpolyglutamate synthase/dihydrofolate synthase, whose protein sequence is MDFLESMQWLHGQRDRGIRPGLDTMQALLARMGNPQKGLQSIVVAGTNGKGSVCAMLSAVLEAAGCSAGTYTSPAVFQLLEQYKLGTSCCTAEQFAQACTLVRQGAEALARDGIYPTGFELETAAAFALFAQQGCGLAVLECGMGGDLDAVNVAENRLLAVITPIAVDHTRFLGDTPEEIARHKAGIVTPGCPLVTAPQTPAVLSVLEDACAAAGSRCIPVPEGALTMLEDTPKGMLLKPEEGEPYLLGLHGAYQCGNAAVALEACRQLAKAGLPISDGDIRRGFAAARHPGRFQLLGEAPVFVLDGAHNPHGMDAFCTGLEQMFPGREILAVMGVFRDKAYDRMLQRLSRTASGLYAVTAPGARGLDARQLGAAAEAYFSRVRVEPDPVQGIREAARHSDAVIAVCGSLSFLAEVAAEINKVK, encoded by the coding sequence ATGGATTTTCTGGAATCAATGCAATGGCTTCACGGACAGCGGGATCGGGGCATCCGACCAGGACTGGACACCATGCAGGCGCTGCTTGCCCGGATGGGGAATCCCCAGAAGGGGCTGCAATCCATTGTGGTGGCAGGTACCAACGGAAAAGGCTCCGTGTGCGCCATGCTGTCCGCCGTGCTGGAGGCAGCTGGTTGTTCCGCCGGGACGTATACCTCTCCGGCGGTGTTTCAATTGCTGGAACAGTATAAGCTGGGCACCTCCTGCTGTACGGCGGAGCAGTTTGCACAGGCATGCACGCTGGTGCGGCAGGGTGCGGAAGCCCTTGCCCGGGATGGGATCTACCCTACCGGCTTTGAACTGGAAACGGCTGCTGCCTTTGCCCTGTTTGCACAGCAGGGCTGTGGTCTGGCAGTGCTGGAATGCGGCATGGGCGGAGACCTGGATGCCGTGAATGTGGCGGAAAACCGGCTTCTGGCGGTGATTACCCCCATCGCAGTGGATCATACCCGGTTTCTTGGGGATACGCCGGAGGAGATTGCCCGGCACAAGGCAGGCATCGTCACACCCGGCTGTCCTTTGGTGACCGCTCCCCAGACTCCGGCTGTGCTGTCTGTGCTGGAGGATGCATGCGCCGCTGCGGGCAGCCGCTGCATTCCCGTGCCGGAGGGGGCATTGACCATGCTGGAGGATACTCCAAAGGGCATGCTGCTGAAGCCTGAAGAAGGGGAGCCCTATCTGCTGGGTCTGCATGGAGCGTATCAGTGCGGCAACGCTGCGGTGGCGCTGGAAGCATGCAGACAGCTTGCAAAGGCGGGGCTGCCCATTTCCGACGGGGACATTCGCAGAGGCTTTGCAGCGGCACGGCATCCGGGCAGATTTCAACTGCTGGGAGAAGCGCCGGTATTCGTGCTGGACGGGGCGCATAACCCACATGGCATGGATGCTTTCTGCACCGGGCTGGAACAAATGTTCCCGGGCAGGGAGATTCTGGCTGTGATGGGCGTATTCCGGGACAAGGCATATGACCGGATGCTGCAGCGGCTCAGCCGCACCGCTTCCGGGCTGTATGCGGTAACGGCACCGGGTGCAAGGGGACTGGATGCCCGACAGCTTGGAGCAGCGGCGGAAGCATACTTTTCCAGAGTCCGGGTGGAGCCGGATCCCGTTCAGGGAATCCGGGAAGCCGCCCGGCATTCGGATGCAGTGATTGCAGTGTGCGGATCCCTGTCTTTTCTGGCAGAGGTTGCGGCGGAGATCAACAAAGTGAAGTGA
- a CDS encoding recombinase family protein — translation MIALYARQSVDKPDSISISQQLELCRYEARGAPCRCFADRGYSGKNTERPAFGEMMAAVAAGQIRTVIVYKLDRISRSVLDFARMMQQFEQQGVQFISATEKFDTGSPMGRAMLNICIVFAQLERETIQKRVADAYAARSDRGLYMGGPVPFGFRRIPAVLGGVHTSVYVPEPEEAAQLSLIYRLYADPAVSLGEVAARLRAEGMQKRGRDWERARIREVLRNPVYVQADRQVYAFFAARGAQLVNPQSDYIGENGCYCYKSRDASGGEGCLQNRRIVLAPHRGLIPADLWLACQQKNTKAPTVRHGDGSWLSGLLYCGACGSGLTAKQGSRGRYLYCARRLHKGVCSGIGTLEAGALEQAVEQLVLDRLNGLGTLYGETLPDPALTGLEHALTETEQELTALLEKLPQADTALFSYINNRVTGLHLRRAQLEGQLAEQTAKASGQGILPDAALWHGMSPADRRRAAGVLIRRVEADPEQITIYWRL, via the coding sequence ATGATTGCGCTGTATGCCCGGCAATCAGTGGACAAACCGGACAGCATTTCCATCAGTCAGCAGCTGGAGCTGTGCCGGTATGAGGCACGGGGGGCGCCCTGCCGGTGCTTTGCGGATCGTGGCTACAGCGGCAAGAATACGGAGCGCCCTGCCTTCGGGGAAATGATGGCGGCAGTGGCGGCAGGACAGATCCGCACAGTGATCGTTTACAAGCTGGATCGGATCAGTCGGTCGGTGCTGGATTTTGCCCGGATGATGCAGCAGTTCGAGCAGCAGGGAGTGCAGTTCATTTCCGCCACCGAGAAATTCGATACCGGTTCCCCGATGGGCAGAGCCATGCTCAATATCTGCATCGTGTTCGCCCAGCTGGAGCGGGAGACCATTCAGAAACGGGTGGCGGATGCCTATGCCGCCCGCAGTGACCGGGGGCTGTACATGGGGGGACCCGTGCCCTTTGGCTTCCGGCGGATCCCGGCAGTGCTGGGAGGTGTCCATACCTCTGTATATGTACCGGAGCCGGAGGAGGCAGCACAGCTTTCCCTGATCTATCGGCTGTATGCGGATCCGGCGGTATCGCTGGGGGAGGTGGCAGCCCGGCTCCGGGCAGAGGGCATGCAAAAGCGGGGCAGGGACTGGGAACGTGCCCGGATCCGGGAGGTGCTGCGCAATCCGGTGTATGTGCAGGCAGATAGGCAGGTGTATGCCTTTTTCGCTGCCAGGGGGGCTCAGCTGGTGAATCCCCAGTCGGATTATATCGGGGAGAATGGCTGCTACTGCTACAAAAGCCGGGATGCGTCCGGGGGCGAAGGCTGTCTGCAGAACCGGCGGATCGTGCTGGCACCTCATCGGGGACTGATCCCGGCGGATCTGTGGCTTGCCTGTCAGCAAAAGAACACGAAGGCTCCGACTGTCCGGCACGGGGATGGCTCCTGGCTGTCCGGACTGCTGTACTGTGGTGCATGCGGCAGCGGACTGACCGCAAAGCAGGGCAGCAGGGGCAGGTATCTGTACTGTGCCCGGCGTCTGCACAAGGGGGTATGCTCCGGCATCGGCACACTGGAGGCGGGGGCACTGGAGCAGGCAGTGGAGCAGCTGGTGCTGGATCGGCTGAATGGACTGGGGACTCTGTATGGGGAGACTTTGCCGGATCCGGCGCTGACGGGTCTGGAGCATGCGCTGACCGAAACGGAGCAGGAGCTGACAGCTCTGCTGGAGAAGCTGCCTCAGGCGGATACGGCGCTGTTTTCCTACATCAACAACCGGGTGACCGGACTGCACCTGCGCCGGGCACAGCTGGAAGGGCAGTTGGCAGAACAAACCGCAAAAGCATCCGGACAGGGTATTCTGCCGGATGCAGCGCTGTGGCACGGAATGTCACCGGCGGATCGGCGACGGGCGGCAGGAGTGCTGATCCGCCGGGTGGAGGCAGATCCGGAGCAGATCACAATATACTGGCGGCTGTAG
- a CDS encoding domain HDIG: MTRDEAWTLLTQYNQGAFHLRHAVTVEGVMRYFAQELGFGDEADFWGIVGLLHDLDFEQFPQEHCRKEARILKEYGAPEALIHAVVSHGYLIGTDVEPEHTMEKVLYATDELTGLIGAVALMRPSKSVSDLETRSVRKKYKSKGFAEGCSREVIQRGADMLGWSLDELIERTILAMRRCEEAYSQFQ; this comes from the coding sequence ATGACACGGGATGAAGCATGGACACTGCTGACGCAGTACAATCAAGGAGCCTTTCACCTGCGGCATGCGGTGACGGTGGAGGGGGTCATGCGGTACTTTGCGCAGGAACTCGGCTTCGGAGACGAGGCGGACTTCTGGGGCATCGTGGGACTGCTCCACGACCTGGATTTTGAACAGTTCCCCCAGGAGCACTGCCGCAAGGAAGCCCGGATTCTAAAGGAATACGGAGCGCCGGAAGCCCTGATCCACGCTGTGGTCAGTCACGGCTATCTGATCGGCACGGATGTGGAACCGGAGCATACGATGGAAAAGGTGCTGTACGCCACTGACGAGCTGACCGGACTCATTGGTGCGGTGGCGCTGATGCGTCCCTCCAAAAGCGTGTCGGATCTGGAAACCCGCTCCGTCCGGAAGAAATACAAAAGCAAGGGCTTTGCAGAGGGCTGCTCCCGGGAGGTGATCCAGCGGGGCGCCGACATGCTGGGCTGGAGCCTGGACGAGCTGATCGAACGCACCATTCTGGCAATGCGCAGATGCGAGGAAGCCTACAGCCAGTTTCAATAA
- the folE gene encoding GTP cyclohydrolase I FolE: MDAEKIRQGVRLLLEGIGEDPEREGLRDTPDRVARMYAELFAGYADSASTHLSTTFASPDSEMVLEKDITFYSTCEHHLLPFFGKVHIAYIPDGRVVGISKLARTVEVFARRLQIQEQMTAQIADALMAELHPKGAMVAVDAEHTCMTMRGIKKPGTRTLTYCSRGAFAKDPELKREFFSLVR; this comes from the coding sequence ATGGACGCAGAAAAGATCAGGCAGGGGGTGCGCCTGCTGCTGGAGGGCATCGGTGAGGATCCGGAGCGGGAAGGGCTTCGGGATACGCCTGACCGGGTGGCAAGAATGTATGCAGAGCTGTTTGCCGGATATGCAGACAGTGCATCCACCCATCTTTCCACCACCTTTGCCAGCCCGGACAGCGAAATGGTTCTGGAAAAGGATATCACGTTTTATTCCACCTGTGAGCATCACCTTCTGCCATTTTTCGGAAAGGTACACATCGCCTATATTCCGGACGGCAGGGTAGTGGGAATCAGTAAATTGGCAAGGACAGTAGAAGTATTCGCACGGCGTTTGCAGATCCAGGAGCAGATGACTGCCCAGATCGCAGACGCACTGATGGCGGAGCTTCACCCGAAAGGAGCAATGGTAGCAGTGGACGCAGAACACACATGTATGACCATGCGGGGCATCAAAAAGCCCGGCACAAGAACGCTGACGTATTGCAGTCGCGGCGCATTCGCAAAGGACCCGGAGCTGAAACGGGAATTTTTCAGCCTGGTACGATGA
- the folP gene encoding dihydropteroate synthase codes for MKTRIGNRVYGNHTYIMGILNVTPDSFSDGGRYTGLDAALYHAEQMLREGADILDVGGESTRPGYTRISDEEEISRITPVIEAIRARLDIPVSADTYKPAVAAAALQAGADMINDIWGFQAEPGMAEVVAQAGAACCLMHNRKEPVYDSFFEDVLSDLRRSIALAKAAGIPDDRILLDGGVGFAKSREQNLEIIRRGSEIAALGYPVLLGTSRKSVIGLTLDVPVDQRLEGTLATTVVAVMTGCQFVRVHDVLANRRAVDMTEAILGKERQDG; via the coding sequence ATGAAAACCAGAATCGGAAACCGTGTTTACGGGAATCATACATATATAATGGGCATTCTGAACGTCACGCCGGATTCCTTCTCCGATGGGGGACGGTATACCGGGCTGGACGCTGCCCTGTACCATGCAGAGCAGATGCTCCGGGAGGGTGCGGATATTCTGGACGTGGGGGGAGAATCCACCCGTCCCGGCTACACCCGGATTTCCGATGAGGAGGAGATCAGCCGGATCACGCCGGTGATCGAAGCCATCCGGGCACGGCTGGATATTCCCGTGTCGGCGGACACCTACAAGCCGGCGGTGGCTGCTGCCGCATTGCAGGCAGGTGCGGATATGATCAACGACATCTGGGGCTTTCAGGCAGAGCCGGGCATGGCAGAGGTTGTGGCACAGGCCGGGGCTGCCTGCTGTCTGATGCATAACCGGAAGGAGCCGGTGTACGACAGCTTCTTTGAGGATGTACTGTCGGATCTGCGCCGGAGCATCGCCCTTGCAAAAGCCGCAGGAATCCCGGACGACCGGATCCTGCTGGACGGAGGCGTGGGCTTTGCAAAAAGCCGGGAGCAGAACCTGGAGATCATCCGGCGGGGCAGCGAGATCGCTGCGCTGGGGTATCCGGTGCTGTTGGGCACCTCCCGGAAATCCGTGATCGGACTGACGCTGGATGTTCCGGTGGATCAGCGGCTGGAGGGAACTCTTGCCACAACAGTGGTGGCGGTTATGACCGGCTGCCAGTTTGTCCGGGTGCATGACGTGCTGGCAAATCGCCGGGCAGTGGATATGACCGAAGCCATTCTGGGAAAGGAACGGCAGGATGGATAA
- the folK gene encoding 2-amino-4-hydroxy-6-hydroxymethyldihydropteridine diphosphokinase translates to MDKIRIQNLTVFANHGVLPEERVLGQKFLISAELYLDTRAAGMQDDLTRTVNYAQVCSFICQQMQQTFQLIEAAAEHLAQGILREYPLVRRVDLELAKPWAPVHLPVESVSVQISRSWHRAALSMGSNLGDSRAHLDAAVRALQSDPMCRSCRMSDYLVTRPVGYTEQPDFLNGAMVLDTLYTPHELLDNLQRIEQSRHRERVIHWGPRTLDLDLIFYDDRIISDARLQVPHPEAANRFFVLKPLSELAPYWMHPVLHRTVAQLLADNPEPV, encoded by the coding sequence ATGGATAAAATCCGGATTCAAAATCTTACGGTGTTTGCCAATCATGGCGTTCTGCCGGAGGAGCGTGTGCTGGGACAGAAGTTTCTGATCTCGGCGGAGCTGTATCTGGACACCCGTGCCGCCGGCATGCAGGACGATCTGACCCGGACGGTGAACTATGCGCAGGTGTGCAGCTTTATCTGTCAGCAGATGCAGCAGACCTTTCAGTTGATCGAGGCGGCGGCGGAGCATCTGGCACAGGGGATCCTCCGGGAATACCCCCTTGTGCGCCGGGTGGATCTGGAGCTTGCAAAGCCCTGGGCACCGGTGCATCTGCCGGTGGAATCCGTCAGCGTACAGATCAGCCGTAGCTGGCATCGTGCCGCCCTGTCTATGGGCTCCAATCTGGGGGACAGCCGTGCCCATCTGGATGCGGCAGTCCGGGCGTTGCAGTCGGATCCCATGTGCCGAAGCTGCCGGATGTCTGATTATCTGGTCACCAGACCCGTGGGATACACGGAGCAGCCGGATTTCCTCAACGGGGCAATGGTGCTGGACACCCTGTATACCCCCCACGAATTGCTGGACAACTTGCAGCGCATCGAGCAGTCCCGGCATCGGGAACGGGTGATCCACTGGGGTCCCCGCACGCTGGATCTGGATTTGATTTTCTACGACGACCGGATCATTTCCGATGCCCGGCTCCAGGTGCCTCATCCGGAGGCGGCAAACCGCTTTTTCGTACTCAAGCCCCTCAGTGAGCTGGCGCCCTACTGGATGCATCCCGTCCTGCACCGGACGGTGGCACAGTTGCTGGCGGACAATCCGGAGCCGGTATGA
- a CDS encoding dihydrofolate reductase → MNLIAAVDGAWHIGLGSRTAYYLPQDLHHFRRLTYGGVVVMGRKTFETLPHPLEGRVNLVLSRCMQPRPDIVLCRELSLLPGMLRSMENRPVWAIGGAEIYRLLLPYCTCAHMTYTERIYPADCTFPTPLPALGWMLESEEPVPDTNGEFQFRVYRNPAPKTLA, encoded by the coding sequence ATGAACCTGATTGCCGCAGTGGACGGTGCATGGCACATCGGGCTTGGCAGCCGTACCGCCTATTATCTGCCGCAGGATCTGCATCACTTCCGACGGCTGACCTACGGAGGCGTGGTTGTCATGGGGCGGAAAACCTTTGAAACCCTGCCCCATCCACTGGAGGGACGGGTGAATCTGGTACTCAGTCGGTGCATGCAGCCCCGTCCGGATATTGTCCTCTGCCGGGAGCTGTCCTTGCTGCCCGGCATGCTCAGAAGCATGGAGAACCGGCCTGTATGGGCCATCGGAGGGGCAGAGATCTACCGGCTTTTGCTGCCCTACTGCACCTGCGCCCATATGACCTATACGGAGCGGATCTACCCGGCGGACTGCACCTTTCCCACGCCTTTACCGGCGCTGGGCTGGATGCTGGAGTCGGAGGAGCCGGTGCCGGATACCAACGGTGAATTTCAGTTCCGGGTGTACCGGAATCCCGCCCCCAAGACCCTTGCATGA